The nucleotide sequence GTCGACGGGGCGCTATTCCACGGCAATGCCAGCAAGGACAGCATCTTCACGCGCGGGAAGCTCGCCAAACAGATCGCCAAGCTCGATGAGGAGATCGAGGCGTACGGCAAGTCCCTCGACACCAACGATGCAGCAGAAGCCAAGCGGCCCGACAACGGCAAGGATGGCAATGGCGGCGGCGATGTCGGGGACAGGATCAAGGAACTGATGGCGCGGCGTGAGCGCGCTCAGTCCGATCTGGAGAACCTTGACAAAAACGACAAGGGACAGGTGTCGAAGACCGACCCCGATGCGCGGCTGCTGAGCAAGGGCGATCAGACGATTGCAGGCTACAACGTCCAGAGCGTCGTTGACGACAAGAACAAGCTGATCGTCGCCAGCGAGGTCGTCAATCGCAGCGATGTCCGACACCTGCATATGATGGCGATAGCGGCCAAGGAGAACCTGGAGGTCTCGTCGCTGCAGATATTGGCCGATGTCGGCTACTACAACAGCGAGGATATCAAGGCTTGCGAGGATGATGGCATCACCGCCTATGTCCCGCTGCATCACGGCAATGGCAAGAAGCACACGCGCTTCACGCGAGCTGACTTCACCTACGATTCCGCAACCGACACCTACCGGTGTCCCGCAGGCCAGGCGCTGCATCCCACGAAGAAGCTCTGGAAGAATACGAGCGGCAGAATGGAACGCCGTTACCTGGGCTCAGTGCCGACCTGCAGCGTCTGCCCCCTCAAGGCGTCTTGCCTCTCCGCGAAGGCCAAAAGCCGCAACGTCTCTCGGTGGGAGCACGAGGAGGTGCTGGATCGTCACCGCCAGAGAATGGCGAGCGAACAGGCTGGCCAGCTGATGCGTCGCCGCTCAGCCCTCGTCGAACATCCGTTCGGCACACTCAAGTGCCGCGCCGGGTATCAGCATTTCCTCGTCCGCAGCTTCGACAAGGTTCGCGGGGAATGGAGCCTCATGGCGCTCTCTTACAACTTTAGCCGCGTCCTCAACATTCTCGGCCTGAACGACTTCCTCGCCCGCATCACCGCGTGGGCTATTGCAGCTCAACACGCCGCCTCTGCCGAGGCCAACGCCGCACGAGAGGCGATTCCGCTTGCCTTGATACGAAACTGGACGATGATACGGCTATGGCTCGAAGTCGCACCGCGCCGAGCCCTCCTAGCCTCCTAATTTGGATTCTTGCCCAGCCTCGACGAGGCAAGGCTGCATCCATGCGACAAACTGGCTCGACGGGCAGTTGGCGCAGGGCTGTCATGAGCAAATTGCCCGTCGGGCATATGCGCGTGAGGCCCCTGGATTGCTTCGTCGCTCCGCTCCTCGCAATGACGGAGAGTTTGCTGTGCGTCACAACTGTCCGCCGTCATTGCGAGCGCAGCGAAGCAATCCAGGGGTCACGACCCGTGTCGGCTGTGGCTGGGCGAGACGGAGCGGCAGCGTGCCTCGAACGTCTCCCTGGGGATATGGGTCCCGGATCTGCGCGCGCGTGCCGCGCGCTTGTCGGGACGACAGCGAAATTGTGGTTGGAGGCTTGCGCCTCAAGCGCTGAGCGCGCGCATCTCCGCATACAGGTCGGACTTGCCTTCGAAGCCGATGCCGGGGAGATCGGGCATGGTGATGTGGCCATCAACCACCTTCACGCCGTCGGGGAAGCCGCCGTAGGGCTGGAACAGATCCGGATAGCTCTCATTGCCGCCGAGGCCGAGGCCTGCGGCGATGTTGAGGGACATCTGGTGGCCGCCATGCGGGATGCAGCGGGACGACGACCAACCGTAGGTCTTGAGCACATCGAGCGTGCGCAGATATTCGCACAGGCCATAGGACAGCGCGCAGTCGAACTGCAGCCAGTCGCGGTCCGGGCGCATGCCGCCATAGCGGATCAGGTTGCGGGCATCCTGGTGACTGAACAGGTTCTCGCCGGTCGCCATCGGGCCTGGATAGAAATCCGCGAGCGTCGCCTGCAAATGATAATCGAGCGGATCGCCGGCTTCCTCGTACCAGAACAGCGGATAGTCGCGCAGCATCTTGGCGTAGGCGATCGCGGTCTCCAGGTCGAAGCGGCCATTGGCGTCGACGGCGAGCTGATTGTTCGGGCCGATCTCCTCCAGCACGGCCTCGATGCGCTGGCGGTCCTCGTCGATCGGCGCGCCGCCGATCTTCATCTTGACGACGTTGTAGCCGCGTTCGAGATAGCCGCGCATCTCGCGGTGGAGCGCCGAGAGGTCCTTGCCCGGATAATAGTAGCCGCCGGCGGCGTAGACGAAGACGCGTGGATCGGCCTTGCGGTTGTGACGCTCGGCGAGCAGGCGGAACAGCGGCTTGTCCGCGATCTTCGCCACCGCATCCCAGATCGCCATGTCCAGCGTGCCGACCGCGACCGAGCGTTCACCATGGCCGCCGGGCTTCTCGTTGCTCATCATCGCCGCCCAGGCCTTGTCGGGATCGATGTTGTCCCTGGTGGCATCGAGCAGCGATGCGGGATCGGCTTCCAGGAGGCGCGCGCGGAAACGCTCGCGGATCAGCCCGCCCTGGCCGTAGCGGCCGTTGGAGTTGAAGCCGTAGCCGACGACGGGGCGGCCGTTGCGCTCGACATTGGTGATGACGGCGACGAGGCTCGACGTCATCTTGGTGAAGTCGATATAGGCGTTGCGGATCGGCGATGAGATCGGCTTCGTCACCTCGCGGACGTCGACGATGCGGATGGTCATGGGTCTTCTCCTGGTCTTGGTCCCGCACGCTGCCCTTAGAGCGAGGCGCCTGCGCAGATGGTAATGGTCTGTCCGGTGATGGCGGCCGCTTCGGGCGACAGCAGGAAAGCGGTGAGCGCTGCAACTTCCGTGGGATCGACGAAGCGGCCCATCGGCGGCAGCACCGGCGCGGTGCCGGCGCGGCTGGGATCGCGCAGGAACGGCGTGTCGGTCGCAGCCGGTGCGATGACGTTGACGGTGATGCGGCGCGGCGCCAGCTCGATCGCCCAGGATCGCGCGAGACCTGTCAGTGCCGCTTTGGTCGCCGCGTATTGGCTGCGTCCCGCGGCGCCATTGGCAGTGCGGCTGCCGATCAGGACGATGCGTCCGCCTTCGTCCATACGAGGGGCCAGCGCATTGGCCAGGGCTTCGGCAGCGCCGACATGGACGCGCCACATGCCCTCGCCGTTGTCGGGCGCGAGCTCGCCGAGCCGGCCGACGCGCATGTAGCCGGCGGCGTGAACCAGCGCGGTCACCGCGCCGACCTCGACCAGGCCCGCGAGCAGCGCGTGCGACTCGGCGAGATCAGCTTGCAGACCTTGAAAGTGCTCGTGTGAGACGGCGGACATCGCGCGGTCGATGCCGGTCACGCGCCACCCGCCTGCCAGCAGCCGTTCTGCAATGGCGCGGCCGATGCCGGAGCTGGTTCCGGTCACCACCGCATGGCCACCAGAACGTCTGTTATGATCCGCTGCCGTCATCCCTTGTACGCAGCCGCCTCGGCCTTGATCTTCACCGCATCGAAATTGTTGATCTTCTCGATCAGCTCATTGGTGTAGAGCGCAGCATAGTCCTTGATGTCCAGCCCGTTCATCACCGCCTCGGTGCGGAACTCCTGCTCGTTGATCGCGCCCATCTTCGTATCCGCATAAGGCGGCGCGTAGAGCTTGATGCGGCGGCTGATCGATTGCAGCACGGCTTTCACCGCTTCGTCCTCGCTGGCGCCACGCGGCGCCGTTTCGGGATAGAGCTTGAGGAACGCCCTGGCGCCGGCGGCAGGGTTGGCGAGCAGGAACTGCGAGGCCTTGCACACCGAACGGCCGAAGCCGATCAGCAGCTCGCGATCCTTCTCGAACGTCTGAGGCATCGCCATCAGGAACTGGCCGCCGACCATCGGGATCGAGGTCGGACGGGGCAGATAGGTCAGCGCGATACCGGCGGCTTCGATCTGGCCGAAGCCCGTGTCGAAATAGGCGAGCGCATCGATCACGCCGCGCTGCAGGGCGACGCCGGCCGGCGTGCCGTTGCCGACCGCGACGAAGCTCACATCCTTCTCCGGATCGAGGCCGAGCGCCTTCAGCACGTTCTTGGTCACCGGATATTCGGTGGCGCCGAAATCGGAGACGCCGATCTTCTTGCCCTTGAGATTCGTGTAGCTCTTGAGCGCCGAGCCCGGCGGAACGGCGATGTCCCATTTGTACGGATAGGTGTACTGATAGAACATTCTCGCGCCGCTCCATTCGCCCTTGGCGAGCAGCGGCAGCGCCGTCGAGGGCACGCCGACGCCGATCGCCACCGTGCCGCGATCGGTCGCGACCTGGACGTTGGCGTTGGTGCCGAGCGCCTGGACATCGAGCGAGAAGCCCTCCTGCGCGTTGTAGCCGAGAGCCTCGCCGATCACGCAATTGATGATGGTGGCATTGAGCGCCTTGAGGCCGACGCCGAAGCGAATCTTCCTCGCGTCCGCGGCCATCAGGATCGAGGGCGCACCGCTCATCAGCAGCGCCGCGCCGGCGCTGCTCTTCAGGAATGACCTGCGCGAAACCATGTTCGTTCCTCCCGTTCTTATTTCTTTCCGTTCTTATTTCTTTCGATTGGCGCCCCAGTGCACGACCTTGGCCTCGCACCAGCGCACGATGCCATGCAACACGATTCCGAGCAGGCCTAGAATGATCAGGGCCGCGAACACGCCGGCCACGTCCGACACCGCCTGCGCCTGGGTGATGACCACGCCCATGCCGCGCTGCGCGCCGAGGAATTCCGCAACGATGGCGCCGAGCAGCGCGTACACCACGGCCATGTCGAGGCCTGCGAAGATGAAGGGCGCGGCGTTGGGCAGCTTGACGATGCGATAGGTCTCGAAGCGCGAGGCCGATAGCGAGCGCATCAGATCGATACGTTCCGGTTCGACCGCGCGCAGGCCGGTAAAACTGTTGATCAGCACCGGGAAGAACGACAGCAGCGCCGAGATTGCGATCTTCGAGCCGTCACCGAAGCCGAACCAGATCACGATCAGCGGCGCGATCGCCACCTTGGGCAGGCTCTGCAGCGCGAAGGCATAGGGCATGACGAGACGCTCGATCGCCTCGACCTCGGCCATCAGCGAGCCGATGACGAGGCCGAGCCCGACGCCGATGGCGCACCCCATGGCGGCGTTGCTGAGCGTGCTCCACAGCGGCAAATAATAGCCGAGCGGACTGGCCGGATTGACGGCAAGCCCGGACCACAGCGCGCGGACGACCGCTTCCGGCTTCGGCAGGATGTAGGACGGGATGTTCAGCAGGTTGACGGCGGCGATCCAACTCAGGATCAGCACGGCCAGGCCGATCCAGGCGATCGACGAGCCGAGATTGAGGCGGCGGCTGGGCTTTGTCGATTTCTGGGTCATGGCAGGCGCGGCGATGTTGGCGAGATCAGTCATGGCCATGCTCCTGGGCGTTCAGCAGCCCGCGAACTTCCTTGGCGAGGCGCGCGTAGTCGGGATGGAGCACGATGTCGTCGAACGTCCGTGGCCGTTGAATCGGAACGGGGAGGTCGGCCAGGATGCGGCCGGGGCGCGCCGACATCACGATGACGCGGTCGGCGAGGAAGATGGCTTCGGAGATCGAATGCGTGATCAGCAGGATGGTCTTGCGGTTCTCCTGCCAGATCCGCTGTAGCTCGAGGTTCAGGCGCTCGCGCGTCAACGCATCGAGCGCGCCGAACGGCTCGTCCATCAGCAGGATCTCGGGGTCGCGCGCCAGCGCGCGGCAGATGCCGGCGCGCTGCTGCATGCCGCCGGACAGCTCATAGGGATATTTGTCGCCAAAATCGCCGAGGCCGGTCACCGCGAGCAGGCGCTCGATGCGATCGCCGGCAGGCGCATGCCTGCCGCCGACGCGCAAGGGCAACCCGACATTGTCGCGTACCGTCATCCACGGCAACAGATTGGCCGCCTGGAACACCACGCCGACCTTGCGCGAGGGACCGGCGACCTTTTCGCCGTCGAGCAGCAGGCGTCCCTCGCTGTAGCCATCGAGCCCGGCGAGCAGGCGCAGCAAGGTGCTCTTGCCGCAGCCGGAAGGACCGACGACGCAGACGAACTCGCCCGGCTTGATGTCGAGCGAGATGCGGCTCAGCGCATGCACCGCTGCGCCCGAGGCCGAGACGTAGGTCTTCGACACCTGGTCGATCGCGATCAGCACGTCCTCTGGCGAGGCAGGAGCGCGCTGCGGCGCATGTTCGACATCCATCATCAGCATGAGCGTCCACCCGGATTGTTATTCGTTGATTGTCGGACGCGGCAGCCGGGCCGGGCCGGCTGCCGCTGGTCGCAAGCTCAGGCCGCAGCCTGCACCGTCAGGCCGGCCGCGGCGACCGCGGCGCGGATCGCGGCCATCTCCTCGGCGCTCGGCGCATGCGTCGGCGGACGCACCGTGGCATCGCGGATCACGCCCGCGACCTGCATGGCGGCCTTCATGCGGCCATGCGCCTCGCCGGTCGGCTCGCCCGCGCCATACACCGCGTCCTTCAGCGGATCGATCATCGCCTGCAGCTTCATCGCGAGCTTGAGGTCGCCGGCATTGACCGCGGCGTACAGGTCGTAGATCAGGTCCGGAATCAGGGAGGCGAAGCCGACCAGTGCGCCATCGACGCCCTGCACCATCGAGGCCAGCAGATATTCGTCGTGGCAGGTCAGCAGCGCCTTGTGCGGCGCCGCCGCCCGGATGGCCTTGAGGTCGCGGGCATATTTGTTCATCTCGCGGGTGCCGATCTTGAAGGCCTGGACGTGATCGAGGCGGGCGAGTTCGGCGAGCAGCTCCGAGGAGAACGAGGCGCGGGTCCAGGCCGGGTAGACGTGGACGATCAGCGGCAGCTTCGTGGCCTCGCCGATCGCATTGAAGTAGTCGAGGCAGTGCTCGCGCTTGAAGCCGAAGCGCAACCAGTGATGCGGCGGCATGATATCGAGCGCGGTGGCGCCGGCCTCCTTGGCCATCATTGCGTGCTCGATGCCGTCCTTGATGCCTTCGCAGACGACGGAGGAGATGGTCGGGCAGATGCCGGTGAGCGCCTTGGCGACGATGCGCGTCACCTCCGCGCGCTCCTTGGCGGTGAGGCTGAACACCTCGCCGGTGTGGCCGTTGGTCATGATGCCGACGATGCCGCGGCGCCTGCCGAGCCAGGCCGCATAGCGCGTCAGTTCTGCCTCGTCGATCGAGTGGTCGGCGTTGAAGGGGACGGCGATCGCCGGGATGATCCCCTTGAAGTTGGTCATGACGCTCATATCGGTCTCCTGGTGAATTCTGATGTCATCGGTTGGAAACGGTGGCGGTGGCGCCGCCCATGGCTTCGAGCGCGCGCGACAGCTGCGCGGCCGCGCGCAGCAGCGGCGCGACGCCCATCCGCTCGAACGCCTCTGCCGAGATGCGCATGGTCGGCGCGGCGACGCTGATCGCGGCGAGCGGCACGCCATCGCGATCGACGACGGGCGCGGCGAGCACGCACAGGCCGGGCGCATTTTCCTGGTTGGACAGCGCGTATCCGGCAGCCTTCACCTGGCGCAGGCGCTGCAACAGCGCGTCGAGATCGGTGATCGTGGTCTCCGTGCGCTTGATGCGCGGCTGCGCTTCGAGCACCTCGACCTGGGTCTCCACGGGGAGCAGGGCGAGCAGCGCTTGCCCGACGGCGGTGGAATAGACCGGCGCGCGGCTGCCGATGCGGACGTCGACGCCGAGCCGGACGAGGCCGGCCTGGATGCGCTCGACATAGACGATGTCGCTGCCGTCGAGCACGGCGAGCGAGGCGGCCTCGTTCATCTCGCCGACCAGGCTGCGCAGGATCGGGCGGGCCTGGTCGCGCAGCTCGGAGCGCGCGATCGCATGGAAGCCGAGGTCGAGGCATTTCAGCGTCAGGCGGAAGCGCCTGCTGTCGCCGACCTTCTCGACGTAGCCGAGCATCACGAGCGTGTTGAGCAGGCGGAATGTCGTGCCCTTGTCGAGCGTGGCGCGGCGCGCGACGTCGGCCAGCACCAATTCGGGCTCTTCGCTGGTGAAGGCGTTGAGCACCTGAAAGCCCTTGGCCAGCGACTGCACGACGCTTTTGCCAGCCTTGTTGTCCTCGTCCACGGGGAGGCTCCGACGTTTCCTGCTTGACGCCCATCTTGATGGCGGGCATTTTCGACTTGCTAAAGTTCGGATTGCGAACTATAGTTCGTATATTCAAGCGATGTTGCCGGTGCCTGTCAAGGGGCGCGCCGTTGCGCGTACGCCTGTCAGGATGGCAGCTTGAAATTCGCCTCTCCCGCATGATCTCTCCCGGACGCGCGGCCCATCGGGCGTCGCGCTTCGCAGGAGACTGGGATTGAGCGTTGCATTCACCAAGGAAGAGAGCGCCGAGACGGCCGCCGAGACCATGCTGCCCGACCGCCCGGTCTCGCCGCATCCCAACCTGGTCACCGAAGCGGGGCTGAAGGCGCTCGAGGATCAGCTGCATCAGGCGCAGGCGGCCTATGAAGCGGCGCAGGCGATCGAGGACGTCAACGAGCGGCGGCGCGAGCAGGCGCTGCCGCTGCGCGACGCCCGCTACTTTTCGACGCGGCTGCGGACCGCGCAGGTGATGCCACCGCCCGCCTCCACCAACACCATCGCCTTCGGCAGCACGGTGACGTTCGAGCGCGGCGACGGCCGCGTGCAAACCTATCGCATCGTCGGCGAGGACGAGGCCGATCCGAAGCAGGGCATGATCTCCTACGTCTCGCCGGTCGCACAGCGCCTGATGGGCAAGGCGGTCGGCGACGTCGTCGACGTCCAGGGCCAGGAGATCGAGATCGTCAAGATTGTCTGAGGCGAGATGAGGATCGGGATCATCTCCGACACCCACGGCCTGCTGCGGCCGGAGGCGGAGCAATGTCTGGTCGGCGTCGATCACATCATCCACGCCGGCGATATCGGCCGGCCCGAGATCATTGACCGGCTGCGAGCCATTGCGCCGGTCACCGCGATCCGCGGCAACATCGATACCGCGGATTGGGCGAAGGCTTACGCCGAGACCGAGACCGTCAGCCTCGGCGGCCGCACCTTCCACATCGTCCACGATGTTCACGATCTGCAGATTGATCCCGCCGCTTCTGGCATCGACGTCGTGATATCGGGCCATTCGCATCGCGCTCGCGAGGAGACGATCGGCGCCGTGCTCTATTTGAATGCCGGCAGCGCGGGGCCGCGACGATTCAAGCTGCCGGTGACGCTGGCGACGCTGGATGTCGGCGTAGGCAGTCTGTCGCCGGTCATTCACGACCTCAGCGGTCACTGATGTTCTCTCATGCAGAAGGGCGCCATCGGGCGCCCTTCGCGATGTCTGGATCCGGCAACGATCAGAACTGATCGGCGCGGGCCATGCCGGGATCGCTGAACGACGGACGGCCGGTCTCGATGTGGCCGGCGACGCGGCGATAGAAGCTGTCGTCGGTGTCGCTGGTGACGACGAAGTCGTACCACAGGCCCGACTTGCGCAGATGCCAGTAGAGCTCGCCGTGGCGGCCAGGCGCGGAGACCTTGACGGTCCACGACGTCGACGGGCCGCCATGGCTCGGGCCGGGGAAGAAGGTCGGCGCGCCGAAGCCGAAGCCGGGGGCATCGAAGTCGGGCGCCGGACGGAAGCCGGGCACGGTGCCGAAGCCGACCGGATGCACGTCGGGCCGCGGACCGAAGCCCGGGCACATCGGCTCCAGCGCGGCCGACACCGACGCGGTGACGGCCTGCAGCGGTCCATAGATCTCGTTGGACGTCACCGCAAAGTTCACGCGACCCTGGCCGTCGTTGCGCAGCTGCATGTGCAGGCCGCCCTCGAAGATGTTGTAGCCGACGAAGATCTCGGGATTGGCCGCATGCGCCTGGTTGATCTTGCGGACGTTGCCCTTGAAGTGGCGATGGAAGCCGTTCGGGCCGAGCACCCAGAGATCATAGAGCCCGTCAGTGCCGACGCTCCATTCGTCATCGATCATCTTGCCGGCCTCCACGGTGTAGCGGCGCGGAATGAGATCGAGGTGCTGCTTGTCGTAGACGTGGAACACGGCGCCGGCGAAGCCGGTGTTGGCGAACAGCAGCTTCACCTTGCCGCTGGCCGCATCGACCCTCGCGGTGGCGTGCAGGATGTAGGGCAGCGGGCGCGAATAGCGCACGCCGCTCTCCTGGTACAGCGGCTGCGGCGTCGCCGGCGCGACCGGAGCGGGCAAGGTTTTCTGGTGCGCATCCGAGGCCTGCCAGTTGCTCTGGTCGGGCAGTTCGGGGAAGCGCGGATCGTTCGGGCTGGCGAAGTCGAACGCCGAGGTCAGGTCGCCGGAGACGGCGCGATGCCACGGGCTGATCGCCTCGACCTTGATGCCGAAACGCTTCTCCAGGAAGCGGCCGACCGAGGTGTGGTCGAACACCTGCGAGTTGACCCAGCCGCCCTTGCTCCACGGCGACACCACATACATCGGCACGCGCGCCGACAGGCCCCACGGACGGATGTTGCCGCTGATCGTGTCCGTCGCGGTCAGCACGTTGCCGACGGTGTTGGAGAAATACTCGCCGTCGAGCGGCAACGTCGCCTTGCCCATCAGCTTGCCATTGATGTCGTAGGACGGCACGGCCGGGGCCGGCAGATGATCGAAGAAGCCGTCGTTCTCGTCGAAGGTGAGGAAGAAGACGGTCTGGCTCCAGACCTCGGGATTGGCCGTCAGCGCTTCCAGCACCTGGTCGGTGAAATTGCCGGCGCGGGTCGGGCTGCCGCCGCCGGGATGCTCCGAGTTCGCCTGCGTCGGCAGGATCCACGACACCTGCGGCAAAGTGCCGGCCATCACGTCGGCCTTCAGCCGGTCGAGATAGTCCGGACCGCCGGTCAGGCCGTGGACGTAGTTCGGATCGTTCGGCTGCGCATGACGGAAGCTGGAGAATGCGAGACAACCGTGCATCGCGCCGGTCCAGTTGTCGTTCATGTCCTGGTAGATGTGCCAGCTGACGCCGGCCTTGTTCAGGAGGTCGGGCAGCGTGTCCCAGTTGAAGTCGCTGCCGACATACTTGTAGTTCGCCTGCGGCTGCGGCTGGCCGGCGACCCAGGTATGCGGGTTCGGCCAGCAGCGCAGATTGTTCGGCTCGGCATCGCTGGTGGTGGAGTTGATGCCCTGCGCGCGCAGCGCCGGATTGAAGTTGGAGCCGGACCAGAACACGATGCGGTTCGGATCGGTGCCGGTGGTGATCGAGGCGTGGTAGGCGTCGCAGATCGTGAACGCCTCGGCGAGCGCGAACTGGAACGGGATGTCGTCGCGGCCGAAATAGCCCATCGCGTAGGGCGTCTTGTACTTCGGCCAATAGCCCATCTTGCCCTGATTCCAGGCGGCCTGACTGTCGCCGAACGAATGCGGCGTGCCGTAGCCGACCAGCGCGTTCGAGGTGGTTGAGTCTCGGTGATAGGGCGGGATCTCGCGGGTGCCGTCGGACTGGAACCACACCGGCTTGCCGCTCTCGAGCGGGATCGGGAAGCGGTCGCCGAAGCCGCGCACGCCGCGCAAAGTGCCAAAGTAATGGTCGAACGATCGGTTCTCCTGCATCAGGATGACGATGTGCTTGACGTCCTGAATGGTGCCGGTCCGGCGCCGCGCCGGAATGGCCAATGCCTGACGGATGCTGGCGAAGGTGGCAGCCGCCGTGGCGCCTGCGAGAAAGTCGCGACGTGTTGTCATGATGTTTCGGCCTTCTGAATTCCTGGAGAGGAAGTCGGCGGCGGCCGGGCACCGACCTCCGCCTGGGAACGGCCGAAGGGGTAGCAGTGCGACTTGACGTGGCTGTGAAATATTTATTTATGATCAGATTCACGATGAGATTTTCTCAGTCGAGCAGATGAGGCGCATGTGACGGGTTCCACCTTCAGCTCCGGGCCGGCTGCGACCGGCATCCTGTCTCGCGTGCGGGAGCTGCAGAACGAGCTGCCGCCCAAGGCGCGGCAGATTGCGGAGCTGGTGGTCGCGCGGCCGGAGCCGTTCATCCACATGTCGATCACCGAGGTGGCGGAGGCCTGCGGGGTCAGCGAGGGGACGATCGTGTCGTTCTGCCGGCGGGTGGGCGTGCGCGGCTTCCAGGAGCTCAAGATCATGCTGGCGCGCGACCTGATCGAGCCGATCCGGCTGATCCAGGAGGATCTGCATCGCGGCGACGATCCTGCGACGGTCACGGACCACATCTTCGCCGCCCATGCCGCCTCGCTCCAGGAGACGCGGCGGCTGTTGTCGATGGACGCGCTGGCGCAGGCGACCAGGCTGCTGCGCGAGGCGCGGCGGATCGAGATCTACGGCATCGGCAGCTCGGCGCCGGTCGCGCAGGATCTGTCCTATCGGCTGCTGCAGCTCGGGCTCGCGGCCAATGCCATCGTCGACTCCCACGTCCAGGCCGTCAGCGCCGGGATGACCGGCCCTGAGGTCGCGACCGTCACCGTGTCGCATTCCGGCAGCACGGTCGAGACGGTGCTCGCGACCAGGCTGGCGCAGGCGGCGGGCGCGCGGACCATCGGCATCACCCGGCTCGGGAAGTCGCCGCTGGCGGCGCATTGCGAGGTGCTGCTCTACACCGTCGCCAACGAGACGCGCTATCGCCCGGAGGCGATGAGCAGCCGCGTCGCGCAGCTCGCGATCATCGACACCTTGGTCAGCTGCTGCGCGCTGACCGACACCGAGCGCTCGGTCGAGAAGCTGCAGCACGCGGCCCGCATCCTCTCGGAGAAGCGCTACTGACCGGCACGGCCTCCGCTCCAAACGGCGAGCCACGGGGATGATGTCCCGCGGCCGCCGCATTCCTCAGTAGTCCTTCAGCAGCCGCTCGATGTAGTCGAGCTCGACCTGCGGCCGCGAGGAATCGCCGAGGCGGCGGCGCAGTTCTTCCAGGATGCGGCGGACGCGCTGGACGTCGATCTCGCCCGGGATCTTCTGCGAGAAATCGTCGATGTCGCGGCCCGGATGCATCGGACGGCCCAGCGGATCGGTCTGCTGCGCGCCCTGCTGGCGGCCGGCGCGCTGACCGGGACCGTCGCCCGGCTGGTCGCCGTC is from Bradyrhizobium sp. ORS 285 and encodes:
- a CDS encoding IS1182 family transposase yields the protein MTNRPFKSGESREQASLFPPRIEDYVSADNPVRAIDGYVDALDLAKLGFRHADRRAAGAGQPPYAPSDLLKLYLYGYINQIRSSRRLEREACRNLELIWLLKSLKPGYRTIANFRKENWAALKAANRSFVLLLRELDLIGGTLVAVDGALFHGNASKDSIFTRGKLAKQIAKLDEEIEAYGKSLDTNDAAEAKRPDNGKDGNGGGDVGDRIKELMARRERAQSDLENLDKNDKGQVSKTDPDARLLSKGDQTIAGYNVQSVVDDKNKLIVASEVVNRSDVRHLHMMAIAAKENLEVSSLQILADVGYYNSEDIKACEDDGITAYVPLHHGNGKKHTRFTRADFTYDSATDTYRCPAGQALHPTKKLWKNTSGRMERRYLGSVPTCSVCPLKASCLSAKAKSRNVSRWEHEEVLDRHRQRMASEQAGQLMRRRSALVEHPFGTLKCRAGYQHFLVRSFDKVRGEWSLMALSYNFSRVLNILGLNDFLARITAWAIAAQHAASAEANAAREAIPLALIRNWTMIRLWLEVAPRRALLAS
- a CDS encoding mandelate racemase/muconate lactonizing enzyme family protein — protein: MTIRIVDVREVTKPISSPIRNAYIDFTKMTSSLVAVITNVERNGRPVVGYGFNSNGRYGQGGLIRERFRARLLEADPASLLDATRDNIDPDKAWAAMMSNEKPGGHGERSVAVGTLDMAIWDAVAKIADKPLFRLLAERHNRKADPRVFVYAAGGYYYPGKDLSALHREMRGYLERGYNVVKMKIGGAPIDEDRQRIEAVLEEIGPNNQLAVDANGRFDLETAIAYAKMLRDYPLFWYEEAGDPLDYHLQATLADFYPGPMATGENLFSHQDARNLIRYGGMRPDRDWLQFDCALSYGLCEYLRTLDVLKTYGWSSSRCIPHGGHQMSLNIAAGLGLGGNESYPDLFQPYGGFPDGVKVVDGHITMPDLPGIGFEGKSDLYAEMRALSA
- a CDS encoding SDR family NAD(P)-dependent oxidoreductase; translated protein: MTAADHNRRSGGHAVVTGTSSGIGRAIAERLLAGGWRVTGIDRAMSAVSHEHFQGLQADLAESHALLAGLVEVGAVTALVHAAGYMRVGRLGELAPDNGEGMWRVHVGAAEALANALAPRMDEGGRIVLIGSRTANGAAGRSQYAATKAALTGLARSWAIELAPRRITVNVIAPAATDTPFLRDPSRAGTAPVLPPMGRFVDPTEVAALTAFLLSPEAAAITGQTITICAGASL
- a CDS encoding ABC transporter substrate-binding protein yields the protein MVSRRSFLKSSAGAALLMSGAPSILMAADARKIRFGVGLKALNATIINCVIGEALGYNAQEGFSLDVQALGTNANVQVATDRGTVAIGVGVPSTALPLLAKGEWSGARMFYQYTYPYKWDIAVPPGSALKSYTNLKGKKIGVSDFGATEYPVTKNVLKALGLDPEKDVSFVAVGNGTPAGVALQRGVIDALAYFDTGFGQIEAAGIALTYLPRPTSIPMVGGQFLMAMPQTFEKDRELLIGFGRSVCKASQFLLANPAAGARAFLKLYPETAPRGASEDEAVKAVLQSISRRIKLYAPPYADTKMGAINEQEFRTEAVMNGLDIKDYAALYTNELIEKINNFDAVKIKAEAAAYKG
- a CDS encoding ABC transporter permease encodes the protein MTDLANIAAPAMTQKSTKPSRRLNLGSSIAWIGLAVLILSWIAAVNLLNIPSYILPKPEAVVRALWSGLAVNPASPLGYYLPLWSTLSNAAMGCAIGVGLGLVIGSLMAEVEAIERLVMPYAFALQSLPKVAIAPLIVIWFGFGDGSKIAISALLSFFPVLINSFTGLRAVEPERIDLMRSLSASRFETYRIVKLPNAAPFIFAGLDMAVVYALLGAIVAEFLGAQRGMGVVITQAQAVSDVAGVFAALIILGLLGIVLHGIVRWCEAKVVHWGANRKK
- a CDS encoding ABC transporter ATP-binding protein; this encodes MLMMDVEHAPQRAPASPEDVLIAIDQVSKTYVSASGAAVHALSRISLDIKPGEFVCVVGPSGCGKSTLLRLLAGLDGYSEGRLLLDGEKVAGPSRKVGVVFQAANLLPWMTVRDNVGLPLRVGGRHAPAGDRIERLLAVTGLGDFGDKYPYELSGGMQQRAGICRALARDPEILLMDEPFGALDALTRERLNLELQRIWQENRKTILLITHSISEAIFLADRVIVMSARPGRILADLPVPIQRPRTFDDIVLHPDYARLAKEVRGLLNAQEHGHD
- a CDS encoding dihydrodipicolinate synthase family protein; its protein translation is MSVMTNFKGIIPAIAVPFNADHSIDEAELTRYAAWLGRRRGIVGIMTNGHTGEVFSLTAKERAEVTRIVAKALTGICPTISSVVCEGIKDGIEHAMMAKEAGATALDIMPPHHWLRFGFKREHCLDYFNAIGEATKLPLIVHVYPAWTRASFSSELLAELARLDHVQAFKIGTREMNKYARDLKAIRAAAPHKALLTCHDEYLLASMVQGVDGALVGFASLIPDLIYDLYAAVNAGDLKLAMKLQAMIDPLKDAVYGAGEPTGEAHGRMKAAMQVAGVIRDATVRPPTHAPSAEEMAAIRAAVAAAGLTVQAAA